In Metarhizium brunneum chromosome 3, complete sequence, a genomic segment contains:
- the ANKRD50_3 gene encoding Ankyrin repeat domain-containing protein 50 → MHSPSSWESRNWMRSPEVIGSVCAGLVTIDKDSDTVRLVHYTAQTYFERSWTEFFPGAHTNLAKLCLTCYTEIALLHKGYGHGIRAEALFLSPCHITYVSFSVFESGFCKTDKDFRRRLQTNRFYDYAAGNWGYHAYGASSDVDGLILQFLESGGKRSSSTQVIIPDEDDYCFHDCLSELTEMTGLHVAAYFGLRTSIIALLEGGYRYEADIKDSHGRTPLWLAAEEGHDKVAGLLLENGASPNPINDYERTPLWLAVKKGHEVVVKLLLGNGADADLRRTGFFDNGVTPLHPGAEKGSDTIVRLLLKKEKHYEVAKLLLESVADVEPREYEGRTLPWQDMEKEHYDMVKLLLENGADPDSKNDQGRTPLWLAAENGHDAMVKLLLYHGADIKVKDTFGQALHTCAIRYGHESIVKLLLDNGAGMEAKSTYG, encoded by the exons ATGCACTCGCCATCCAGCTGGGAAAGTCGGAACTGGATGAGAAGTCCAGAGGTGATTGGCTCAGTCTGCGCAGGTCTAGTCACCATCGACAAAGACAGTGATACCGTCCGACTAGTACATTACACGGCCCAGACCTACTTTGAGCGATCATGGACAGAGTTCTTTCCAGGCGCGCATACCAACCTTGCAAAACTTTGCCTCacctgttacacggaaatcgccctgttacacaagggctacggtcacgggatcagggcagaag ccctctttctgagcccttgtcacatcaCCTATGTCTCGTTTAGTGTCTTTGAGAGTGGATTTTGTAAAACGGACAAAGACTTCAGAAGGCGGCTACAGACCAACAGGTTTTATGACTATGCCGCAGGAAATTGGGGCTACCATGCTTATGGTGCCTCGAGTGATGTGGACGGACTAATCCTGCAATTTCTGGAGAGTGGTGGTAAAAGGTCCAGCTCTACCCAGGTGATAATACCGGACGAAGACGACTATTGCTTCCACGATTGTCTCTCCGAGTTAACCGAAATGACAGGATTACACGTTGCGGCATATTTCGGACTACGGACGTCAATAATAGCCTTGCTCGAGGGCGGGTATAGGTATGAGGCAGACATCAAGGATAGCCACGGACGGACACCCCTGTGGTTGGCAGCAGAGGAGGGTCACGACAAGGTGGCCGGTCTGCTTCTTGAGAACGGGGCTAGCCCCAATCCCATTAACGACTATGAAAGAACGCCGTTGTGGTTGGCGGTGAAAAAAGGGCACGAGGTGGTTGTCAAGCTGCTGTTGGGGAACGGCGCCGACGCAGACCTGAGGCGAACTGGATTTTTCGATAATGGAGTCACGCCACTGCACCCGGGGGCAGAGAAAGGGTCCGATACAATAGTTAGGCTACTACTGAAGA AGGAGAAGCATTACGAGGTAGCTAAGCTACTGCTAGAGAGCGTCGCGGATGTAGAGCCTAGAGAGTATGAGGGACGAACACTACCATGGCAAGACATGGAAAAGGAGCACTACGACATGGTCAAGCTACTGCTCGAGAACGGCGCGGATCCAGACTCTAAGAATGATCAGGGGCGAACACCTCTATGGCTTGCAGCAGAGAATGGCCACGATGCAATGGTCAAACTGCTGCTTTATCATGGCGCCGACATTAAAGTAAAGGATACTTTCGGCCAGGCGCTACATACATGTGCTATTAGATATGGACACGAGTCTATAGTTAAGCTGCTACTTGATAATGGCGCTGGCATGGAAGCAAAGAGTACCTACGGCTAG